A region of Thermodesulfobacteriota bacterium DNA encodes the following proteins:
- a CDS encoding endonuclease III produces the protein MKKGLTFKKVFEKLSPLFPDAMNEENNSDPFFVLISTILSHRTKDEVTEEAIKRVKERIKGPQDLLAIPQKELESLIFPVGFYKNKARILKDIAQTIVNVLGGRVPDTFEELLKLKGVGHKTANLVLSRAFGKPAICVDTHVHRISNRMGLVRTKTPQETEIELKEKMPKKYWKNYNGLLVAFGKNLCKPISPLCSKCPLYKECPRIGVVRWR, from the coding sequence GTGAAAAAAGGTCTAACGTTTAAAAAGGTCTTTGAGAAACTCTCCCCCTTATTTCCGGATGCAATGAATGAAGAGAATAATTCGGATCCGTTTTTTGTCCTCATATCCACCATACTGAGCCACAGAACAAAGGACGAAGTGACAGAAGAGGCAATAAAGAGGGTCAAAGAAAGAATAAAGGGACCTCAAGATCTTTTGGCGATCCCCCAAAAGGAACTGGAAAGCCTTATCTTTCCTGTTGGTTTTTACAAAAATAAGGCAAGGATCCTGAAAGATATAGCTCAGACGATCGTAAACGTCTTGGGTGGTCGTGTACCTGATACTTTCGAAGAACTTTTGAAACTCAAAGGTGTTGGACATAAGACGGCGAATCTTGTTCTTTCCCGAGCTTTCGGAAAACCTGCCATATGTGTCGATACCCATGTGCATAGGATTTCGAACCGCATGGGTCTAGTAAGGACTAAAACCCCTCAAGAGACCGAAATAGAACTGAAAGAAAAAATGCCTAAAAAGTACTGGAAAAATTATAACGGGCTTTTGGTCGCATTTGGAAAGAATCTCTGTAAGCCCATATCTCCGCTCTGTAGCAAATGCCCCCTCTATAAAGAGTGTCCGAGAATCGGTGTTGTGAGGTGGAGGTAA
- the bamA gene encoding outer membrane protein assembly factor BamA: MKRRKIFTFLFLFLFFANFAYPSEKDRILRIEIIGNERVDKGVILNAIKSKENDIYDPERLREDLKSIYKTGFFSDVQIDLKETERGKIVTFVVIERPVVKAIYILGNKRVKTDDIKDKIKIKTNTVLNTERLKESVEEIKKLYSSKAYYATKVDAEIDYGESYEVTINFKIEEGKKAYVKKIDFIGNKSAKSSELKKFMKVKEKGVFSWFTGSGILDEDVLEEDRKNIEAFYMDRGHVNVRTSPPEIKVSPDGKSITISMQIDEGPVFKVGKIDFSGDLIVPPDELKKILTLKTGDLFKSSTFHKDVIKITDLYQDKGYAFCDVTPLTSIDEEQKRVDITFDIKKNEEVYFNRINIIGNIKTKDKVIRRELKFAEGDRFSATKLSESKRRLRNTLYFQDVDLKIQRTERPNFVNVDVTLEERPTGTLSLGVGYSTAEKVLLTGSVSQENLFGTGRKVYLEAQLGSTSSDFRLTAIDPYFLDYKLSTGISLSNYRREMDVYDYKTTGGSLFLRRPFTDYVSAGLKYRYDRNEVYNVDPTATKYIKEQKGKRTTSSFTFSLGKNTVDDILNPTKGDFGDVSIEVAGGALGGNVEFVKSIAYYGRYIKAGFWDSTFMLKAQVGSIWPYGRKKLPIYEKFFVGGINTIRGFRYGEAGPKDEEGEVIGGTKKIVFNAEWIFPIFKPAGIKGVVFFDCGHAFDKTKGFFQDYRFGSGFGIRWLSPLGPMRLELGYNLSPRKGERRSVFDFMIGTFY; the protein is encoded by the coding sequence ATGAAAAGACGGAAGATCTTTACGTTCTTATTTCTATTTTTGTTTTTCGCAAACTTCGCATATCCTTCGGAGAAGGATAGGATCCTAAGAATTGAGATCATAGGGAACGAAAGGGTTGACAAAGGTGTGATACTAAATGCCATAAAGAGCAAAGAAAACGATATCTACGATCCAGAAAGGTTAAGAGAAGATTTAAAAAGCATCTATAAGACAGGTTTTTTCAGCGATGTCCAGATAGATCTCAAAGAGACAGAGAGAGGAAAGATCGTGACCTTCGTTGTGATTGAAAGGCCTGTTGTAAAGGCGATATACATTTTGGGGAATAAAAGGGTAAAGACAGACGATATAAAGGATAAGATCAAAATCAAAACGAACACGGTACTTAATACCGAAAGGCTCAAAGAGAGCGTTGAAGAGATAAAGAAACTTTACTCAAGCAAGGCCTACTACGCTACAAAGGTAGATGCGGAGATAGACTACGGCGAATCATACGAGGTCACTATCAACTTTAAGATTGAAGAGGGAAAAAAGGCCTACGTGAAAAAGATAGATTTCATTGGGAATAAGAGTGCCAAATCGAGCGAACTCAAAAAATTTATGAAAGTGAAGGAAAAAGGTGTCTTTTCGTGGTTTACAGGTTCAGGGATACTCGATGAGGACGTGTTGGAAGAGGACAGAAAGAATATAGAAGCCTTCTACATGGACAGGGGTCATGTAAACGTAAGGACCTCCCCTCCGGAGATTAAAGTTTCACCAGATGGCAAAAGCATAACCATCTCGATGCAGATAGATGAGGGGCCGGTCTTCAAAGTGGGAAAAATCGACTTCTCGGGCGACTTAATAGTTCCTCCTGACGAATTAAAAAAGATTTTGACTCTCAAGACCGGTGATCTATTCAAAAGTAGCACGTTCCATAAAGACGTGATAAAAATTACCGACCTTTATCAGGACAAAGGTTACGCATTTTGCGATGTCACGCCTCTTACCTCCATCGATGAGGAACAAAAAAGAGTAGATATCACATTCGACATAAAAAAGAACGAAGAAGTTTACTTCAACCGGATAAACATAATAGGTAACATAAAGACTAAGGACAAAGTGATAAGAAGGGAACTCAAATTCGCAGAGGGTGATAGGTTTTCGGCAACTAAACTCTCTGAAAGCAAAAGGAGGCTGAGAAATACCCTCTACTTTCAAGATGTCGATCTTAAAATCCAAAGGACCGAAAGGCCCAATTTCGTAAATGTGGATGTTACTCTTGAAGAGAGACCAACTGGCACTTTAAGTTTAGGTGTGGGTTATAGCACTGCAGAGAAGGTTTTGTTAACAGGCTCTGTCTCGCAGGAAAACTTATTCGGTACAGGAAGGAAAGTCTATCTGGAGGCTCAACTTGGATCAACTTCTTCAGATTTCCGACTCACAGCAATCGATCCTTACTTTCTCGACTACAAGCTTTCAACCGGGATCTCCCTCTCGAACTATAGAAGAGAGATGGATGTGTACGATTACAAGACAACGGGCGGAAGCCTCTTTTTGAGAAGGCCTTTCACAGATTACGTATCTGCGGGACTAAAGTACAGGTACGACAGAAATGAAGTCTATAACGTTGATCCCACAGCGACAAAGTACATAAAGGAACAGAAAGGGAAGAGGACAACGAGTAGTTTTACTTTTTCCTTAGGGAAAAACACGGTTGACGACATACTAAACCCGACGAAGGGCGACTTTGGAGATGTATCAATTGAAGTTGCAGGCGGAGCTCTAGGAGGGAATGTTGAGTTTGTGAAGTCCATCGCTTATTATGGTAGATACATAAAGGCAGGGTTCTGGGATAGTACGTTTATGCTTAAGGCTCAGGTTGGTTCCATATGGCCATATGGAAGGAAAAAGCTTCCGATTTATGAGAAGTTCTTCGTGGGAGGCATAAACACGATAAGGGGATTCAGATACGGGGAAGCTGGTCCTAAAGACGAAGAAGGGGAAGTGATAGGAGGGACCAAAAAGATCGTCTTTAACGCGGAGTGGATATTTCCGATATTTAAGCCTGCAGGAATAAAGGGTGTAGTCTTTTTCGACTGCGGTCACGCATTCGACAAAACAAAAGGCTTTTTTCAAGATTACAGATTCGGTTCTGGATTTGGGATAAGATGGCTCTCCCCGCTAGGACCGATGAGACTGGAACTCGGTTATAATTTATCACCCAGAAAGGGAGAAAGACGGAGTGTTTTCGATTTTATGATAGGAACCTTTTATTGA
- a CDS encoding OmpH family outer membrane protein → MRSFLIFVFIFLSLSLSLYAQSINIGYVDLHRVMHESEKGKEAKKKLTEEANKIKKELDARQEELQRMKDALERQAATISPEARAERERQYQTKLRDYQRAYSDYQAELQQKDMELSQAILREIEEVIKVVGEKEKFLIIFEKNQAGILFASPAIDITDKVIKQYNEMSKTKPPKK, encoded by the coding sequence ATGAGAAGCTTTTTGATCTTTGTATTTATTTTTCTTTCACTTTCTCTTTCACTCTACGCACAATCCATAAACATAGGATACGTAGACCTACATAGAGTTATGCATGAATCCGAAAAGGGAAAAGAGGCTAAAAAGAAACTGACAGAAGAGGCCAATAAGATAAAAAAAGAACTCGATGCGAGACAAGAAGAGCTACAGAGAATGAAGGATGCCCTTGAACGACAGGCCGCAACCATAAGCCCTGAGGCTAGGGCCGAGAGGGAAAGGCAGTATCAGACAAAACTCAGAGATTATCAAAGGGCCTACAGTGACTACCAGGCGGAGCTACAACAAAAAGATATGGAACTTTCACAGGCTATTCTCCGGGAGATAGAAGAGGTGATAAAGGTAGTTGGGGAAAAGGAGAAGTTCCTCATAATCTTTGAAAAGAACCAGGCTGGGATACTATTCGCATCGCCAGCGATTGACATCACAGACAAGGTCATAAAACAGTACAACGAAATGTCTAAAACGAAGCCTCCAAAGAAATGA
- the lpxD gene encoding UDP-3-O-(3-hydroxymyristoyl)glucosamine N-acyltransferase: protein MIKLKEITQITGGRLIGDEEVEIRGLSSIKYAKEGDLTFLFRRSFIDEAKSTKASALIVGEDADPKELTVKNIVVTKDPYAAFIKLANLFVKKEEEGEFISPLAHISSDAKIGRKVKIYPFVYVGSGVEIEEGVVLYPFVYVGDRVIIGENSKIYAHVTLYEGVKIGKRVIIHSGTVIGSDGFGYRWTGKEHEKIPQIGTVEIEDDVEIGANVTIDRATLGKTLIKKGTKIDNLVQVGHNVEIGEDSIVVAQVGIGGSTKIGNRVIIAGQAGIRDHVRVGNGVKIGGQTGVTKDVKDGQEVLGTPHMDRKEWARLQFYLRKLPELFTKIKRLEQKTETGELK, encoded by the coding sequence ATGATAAAGCTCAAAGAGATAACCCAAATAACGGGTGGTAGGCTCATAGGAGACGAAGAAGTAGAGATAAGAGGGCTATCCTCAATAAAATATGCCAAGGAAGGAGATCTCACTTTCCTTTTTAGAAGGTCCTTTATCGATGAGGCAAAATCGACAAAAGCATCCGCTCTAATAGTTGGGGAAGATGCGGATCCTAAAGAACTTACGGTGAAAAATATAGTTGTTACTAAAGACCCCTACGCGGCCTTCATCAAACTTGCGAATCTTTTTGTTAAAAAGGAAGAGGAAGGTGAATTTATAAGTCCCCTGGCCCACATATCGAGCGATGCAAAGATAGGAAGGAAAGTTAAGATCTATCCTTTCGTCTATGTAGGCTCCGGGGTTGAGATAGAAGAGGGTGTTGTTCTTTATCCGTTCGTGTACGTGGGCGATCGGGTAATTATAGGAGAAAACTCAAAAATTTATGCCCATGTAACGCTCTACGAAGGAGTAAAGATAGGAAAGAGGGTCATTATCCATTCTGGAACGGTGATAGGTAGCGATGGCTTCGGATACAGATGGACAGGAAAAGAACATGAAAAGATTCCCCAAATTGGGACTGTGGAGATAGAGGACGATGTGGAGATAGGAGCGAACGTAACGATCGATAGGGCAACACTGGGTAAAACTTTAATAAAGAAGGGGACAAAGATAGACAACCTCGTCCAAGTGGGGCATAATGTCGAAATTGGGGAGGATTCGATAGTCGTTGCCCAAGTCGGGATAGGCGGAAGCACAAAGATAGGAAATAGGGTCATCATTGCAGGACAGGCTGGTATCAGGGATCACGTAAGGGTCGGTAATGGCGTAAAGATAGGGGGACAGACTGGAGTCACAAAAGACGTAAAGGATGGTCAAGAGGTGTTAGGTACGCCACACATGGACAGAAAGGAGTGGGCAAGACTTCAATTCTACCTTAGAAAGCTTCCGGAGCTTTTTACAAAGATCAAGAGGCTTGAACAAAAAACGGAGACCGGAGAGCTTAAATGA
- the fabZ gene encoding 3-hydroxyacyl-ACP dehydratase FabZ: MDIKEIIELLPHRYPFLLVDRIEELEPGKRAVGIKNVTYNEPFFKGHFPEAPIMPGVLIIEAMAQTGGVLAFKTLPKRKGSVFFLGIDNARFRKPVVPGDQLRMVVEVVKHKMDIWVFEGKAYVDGEVVAEAKIMAMLKEEKENEK; the protein is encoded by the coding sequence ATAGACATAAAAGAGATAATAGAACTTCTTCCGCACAGGTACCCATTTTTACTAGTCGATCGTATAGAAGAGCTGGAACCGGGAAAGCGGGCTGTCGGTATCAAAAATGTGACCTACAATGAACCCTTCTTTAAAGGTCACTTTCCTGAAGCACCCATAATGCCAGGAGTCCTCATAATAGAAGCGATGGCACAAACAGGAGGCGTTTTGGCCTTCAAAACCCTCCCTAAAAGGAAGGGTTCTGTTTTCTTTCTAGGTATAGACAATGCCAGATTCCGAAAGCCTGTCGTTCCTGGAGATCAGCTAAGAATGGTGGTGGAAGTGGTAAAACACAAGATGGACATCTGGGTGTTTGAAGGTAAGGCCTATGTGGATGGGGAAGTTGTTGCGGAGGCAAAGATTATGGCTATGTTGAAGGAAGAAAAGGAGAATGAAAAGTGA